The sequence TTTAAGAACTCATCTTTAGGTAATGTACCTTGGCCATAAATTTTGATCGGTAGTGTAGAAGTGTATGAAAAAGTGATTGAAAATCTGTCAGTGTCTATAGGCGGCTTGGCGCGGTGAAAAACATTGCACGTGTCAGTAAAAACTGCTGTACCAGAACGGCCAGTACAAGGTTGCCAATTTAATGTAGGTACAACAGCTTTCATCCGTTCATCTGAGACGAAACCAGACCTATATTGAAGAGCTTGACGTGATGATACGGTTATATTTTTTGAAATGTATTCAAACGGACCACCATTTAAACTCACATCATTCAGATAGACTATGATTTTGAGCATCCGATAATCTTCCACATCTATATGCCATTGTCTGACATCTAAATGTTCTCCATTAGCAATTTCCCTCCGAAACTCTACACCATGATAAAGTATTGGCAGACCAATATAATTTTCAATCACATTTAGTAATTTTTCTTCCACACCCCATAAAAAAATTTCTGGATACTCCATCAATTTAACTAAAGGTATATTAATTACATGCTTGCCGTTGTTTGGAAGCGTTAGTAACGTTGTTACCAGCTTTTCGCTGCTAGCAAGCATTAGAGGTGTAGAGGTGATGTTCAGTGTTTGTAAAGAGGAAATACAAACTCCTTCCTGATGCAAAGATTTCACCAAAGTTGAGTCTTCCGGAGAAATTATTGGTAGATAATTAGCGTGGTTTTCAAGATTTCTTTCATAAATCTGCTTTGATGCAATTTCAAATAAAGGAAATCGCATCAACATTCTCTTAATCTTATTAGGTATTCGGCGAATTTTTTCTTGGGTTAGCATATATGTTCCTTTGGTAATTCTCAACTAACTGTGACTAACGCCAAATGCCTAGCGTTTTCCGTAAAGTTCAAGTCTTAAATGACTGCATTTTCGACATACATCAGCACAAGCACGTAGAATTGATTCTGAAGAAAATACGGCAGATATCTCTTTAGCGTGAGGAATGCTCCGCCGCTTTCAACTATCTGTGTAACGCCATCGTTAATTTAGCCAGTATAACTTAGCACCTTGTATGCGTTAGCATAATTTATCTAAATACAGAAAAATTCAACAGATTTTTAGGTTTTTATGATTTATTTTTAGATATTTAATTTTTCAGTGTTTGATTTTTAGAATATGCTTCAATATACGTATTTGGAAAGTAGTTTTAGTATTTTTTATGACAATATATTTAGATAAATACTTAAATCCCAGAAAAAATTCACATTTCTTCTGGGATTTAAGACAATTGTTATTATCTTTCAGATACAAATAAAACGCATCAAAATGAGTCTTGACAAAACCTTTAGTTAATGCGTGTCACAAGCCAACAAAACCTATGCTTTAACTTTCAACGGTTCCCGGTTTAAAACTTGATTTAACTTCCCACTGCGATAACCTTCTAAATCCAGCGTGACATAGATAAACCCAAATTCCTGAAAAGCGGAAACTACTTTCTGCAAATCCGTAACCAACACAAACTCCTTGATGTGTTCTGGTGACAATTCAATTCGTGCGGTATCCCCTTCAGAGCGCACACGCAAATTTTGCCAACCCAGCTTTCGCAGATAAATTTCTGCCCTACCGACACGCTGTAACTTAGAAATTGTAATCTCTTCACCGTAGGGAAAGCGAGAGCTTAAACAAGGTTGAGCGGGTTTATCCCACCAAGGTAAACCGAATTGTTGCGAAAGTTGACGGACTTCTAGTTTAGTCACACCAGCTTCGGCTAGAGGCGATCGCGCCCCTCTTTCCTTAGCCGCTTGAATTCCTGGGCGATAATCGTGCAAGTCGTCTGCATTCACTCCATCAACAACATAGGGATAACCCAACTCTAAAGCCAAAGGTTTGAGAGTATCGTGTAATTCGCTTTTGCAGAAATAGCAGCGATTCACCGGATTGGAAGTGTAATTGGGATTGTCCATCTCATGGGTGTGGACAATTTTATGGGGAATCCCGATAGTGACTGCTTGAATTTTGGCATCTTCCAGTTCTTCTGGTAACAAAGAAGGAGAAACAGCAGTCACAGCCAAAGCGCGATCGCCCAACACATCATAAGCAATCTTGGCAACCAAAGTACTATCAACACCTCCAGAATAGGCAATCAGCGCCTGTTCCATTTCTCTAAATAAAGCTTTTAGTTGCTCAAGTTTTTCTGTCAGCATCATTTTTTAGAGTCTTATGAAAACTCCATAGCACCCAACAAATCTTATTGTAGTCATTTGTTATTTGTTATTTGTCAAGACTCAGTTTCTGCCGTTGATTTTGGACGCTGGCTGTATTTTGCCACTAGAGTTGCTAAAAGTGATAAATCAATCGGTTTGGAAATATAGTCATCAACACCAGCAGCTAGACAGATTTCGCGATCGCCTTTCATCGCCATTGCTGTTTGAGCAATTATTGGTATCATCCGATACTGCCCATCTTCTCGCAGTTGTCGCACTAAATTCAAACCATTGCCATCAGGCAAGTTCACATCCATTAAAATTACGGTGGGATTGAGTTGTTTAAGTAATTCCCACATCTTGGTGGCACTATTTACCCAAGTCACCTGATAACCCAACTTACCTAAATAAATTTTGATCAACTCCGCATTAGGTAAATCATCTTCCACTAATAAAATTTTTTCACCAGAGTTCAAACTCGCAGAATCAGTCGGTAAACAGAATAGAGAACATGTTTCACCCCGTTCTTCCCCACCATCTTCTGTTAGCCACGGTTCACCCATAGGCGTTAACGGCAGTATGATTGTGAAGCTGGAGCCGTGTTGAACTTCCGATTCTACCTGCAAGCAACCACCGTGAACCTCTGCCAATTTGCGAGTCACCACTAACCCTAAACCAGTTCCCTCTTCCCGACTGGTGGCGCTGTTAGTAACTTGGAAATAAGGTTGAAACAGTTTATGCTGGTCTTCATGGGAAATGCCAGTGCCAGTATCCCAAACTGTAAAATGCACAAATAAACCTTTAGTCACAACC is a genomic window of Fortiea contorta PCC 7126 containing:
- the larE gene encoding ATP-dependent sacrificial sulfur transferase LarE, whose amino-acid sequence is MLTEKLEQLKALFREMEQALIAYSGGVDSTLVAKIAYDVLGDRALAVTAVSPSLLPEELEDAKIQAVTIGIPHKIVHTHEMDNPNYTSNPVNRCYFCKSELHDTLKPLALELGYPYVVDGVNADDLHDYRPGIQAAKERGARSPLAEAGVTKLEVRQLSQQFGLPWWDKPAQPCLSSRFPYGEEITISKLQRVGRAEIYLRKLGWQNLRVRSEGDTARIELSPEHIKEFVLVTDLQKVVSAFQEFGFIYVTLDLEGYRSGKLNQVLNREPLKVKA